One Lytechinus pictus isolate F3 Inbred chromosome 11, Lp3.0, whole genome shotgun sequence genomic window, ATTGTATATTTGCTTTTGAAATCTTATAGCCACCGTCGGAGAAGGAGTTGGTACGTCTTCACAGTAAAGTGATATTTGCCATGCAAGCCAAACATCGGGCAGACACTCAATGGAAAGTCCTCGTCAGGAAGGCATTCTTTTTAGAAGATTTACAACGAAACGAAAAAGGAAACACAACGTAAGACCTCAcatgaattttgttttcatatggGAAAATCATCACTGTTAATATCCATTAGAATTCATTTACAACTCGTCGCTTTGCTTAGATAACAGCTTGCCAGCTTGCTTGCTATACCTTTATCTAAGGACTTGATTTAATGATTGTTAGGACATTTCTGAAACTTGTCTAAAAATGAGAGGTAGGCAATATTCATGGTCTACAGAACTATAGGAATTATGTCATGCTGTATTGGGTTTTGTTTTCCAGcaaaattaaagatatatatttgataaatttgatattttgttggaaagaaaaaaaaaacgtgttggAATCATTTCAATTGCTAAATAAACATACAATCTATACCATTAAAAGTTCAAATTCATGCTGGTAAAAATCTTGGGCCACCAGTgaacaattttcaaatttgggAGGAGGGGGCTGAACATGCATGAAACCAcaatttgattgtaattttcATGGTTTATATTTACTGGAACCCCCTATGTTCCATGATCCTAGAAAGCTCCAGTTTAATAGCAGCTACGTAAATTCCAGTCCAAATTGTTAttctgaaaacaaaacattttatatgaatCTCCTTAAACAAAACCTTTTTCCATTGTTGTTTTTGAAATCACAGACAATTCCAGCACACTTTTGATCCCGAGTTCAACTCCCTGGAGCAGTTTGTCTGCACCCCTACAATAGAGTGGTACTGGCGAGTTTGGTTCCTACCGACAGCCCTGAAGGTGATATCCGTGGTCTTGGCTCTCTTCTCTCTCATGGTCATCTGGTCAGAGATGACCTTCTTCAGCATAAGTCCCGTTCTCTCACTCTTCGCCATCTTTGTCGACAAGGCCAACGAAAACTACAACTTCCTCTGTATTGAGGTGAGTATGCTTAAATAAGAGAAGAGAAGCGGGCTCATGTATAGCGATCATAATTATCAGATATAATGCTTTAGTATTAATCAAGTTTATGGTTTTTATGGTGTTGATGAGTATCCTACGACTATGCAAACCATGTACTAAAGAGTACCGAGTCGGTATGGTTGAACACTCTGGTTTCCAACCGTTACTGTCGGCCATGATTTCATAATAATTGGTGCAGTAAATGAAACAGGTTTATCTTATTAATTTCAGTCTTCCATGTTAATGTTCTTAAATGATATTAAATCTCAACCTTAAATGTACAAAATGGCTCAAAAGAAAGACGATTTACCTGCGGGGTCTCTCAATTTTCTTGCTTAAATCCATTGGCCTCTAGCATAACAACGTCAGCATATTCGGTGCCGtcacataataataattataataggcatttatgtagcgccatctatctagaaataatctattctgaggcgcagtgtttattattattattagcctggctttagctcaagctgcctttcagcgctcagtgcattcgaggaattaatcctgccgggtgcccattcacctcacctgggttgagtgcagcacaatgtggataaatttcttgctgaaggaaattacgccatggctgggattcgagcCCACGACcgtctgtttcaaagtcagaagactaatccactaggccacaacgctccacatataaCTTTGAGACAGAGCATGGGGCAAAGTGTTTGCCAGCACTGAAAATGTCCCCCAAAATTGTTTTTgggtacattaaaaaaatgtaatttgaaataaaccgTAAAAGCAACCAGCCTCCAGTCAGGAAGCATTATATTTCCCCATATTGTATGTCATGAccttatgaaaatatttttgtctttatcCTAGGTTCTGTGTATCCTTATCATAGCGTACCTGTGTGTGTGCTCCTACTACACAGTCTTCAAGGTTCGTGTGTTTAATTTCTACCATCTTGCATCCCATCACCAGACCGATGAGAGTAGTCTTCTCTTCTGTGGAATGTAagtttatacaaataataatttatgataaaaataatagtagtaataccTGGATTCATAAagtgctttttgcctgaggatacaaagcgctgctattgtTACCCCGGGTTTAGCTGCGCTGCCCATATAGGTGcgcaagcattcaaggaatttcttcatAGTGgctacccattcacctcaccaggGTTGCGTGCAGcaaaatgtgggtaaatttcttgttgaacGAAAAACGACATGGATGGGAGTCAAATACACGTCCCTTAGATTGAGAGACGAGAGTAATCACACcagaccacgatgcccccacAACCCACATAATACACATCATCAAAGGCATTCATAAAATTACATGCACAAGGTAGCTAAGTTGGAACAAATCTAAAGGCCCGAGGCATAGCCAAGAACATTTGGACTGTTTGATAGCAACTGTCATCTCTAAAACATGACCAGTCATGAGAGCTAGTGACTAGTACCAGTCATTAACAAATATTTCCTGTTTCCCTAAAATGAATGGTCTTGTGATAGACTTCAGCCAACCAATTCTCTAGGAtccatatcaccattttataaATGTTATTGTTAATCATGTATATTTTTACCATGTACTTTGTTGTCTGTATGACattcttgtatatattttcagttTGAGGTTTTCAAAAATCCGGTACTAATTTGCATTTGTCACAAAACTAGCCTACACCATGACCAAATCAGAAAAGAGGTTGTGTCTCATTATAAGTGCATGTTGGCTTAAGGCCCTGCATTTTTCCTGGAAGTATTTCATCAACGTTTGTTGTCAGATTCcctattttgattggctgttttGGTAACTGTTGAATAAaactaaaatgatgaaaaattctGAATTTTAGGAGCCCCAGCTattttatcatgtattcagTGATATTATATAAATACAAGTTGTTATAATCACCTGATGTCCATGCTATGAACAGAGGCTCTGGACAATACAAATTATCTCCCACTTACATTCCCATTCTCTCGGACTGTCGAACTACCGCCGATCCTCCAACTACCCCATCTTAGGCAAGTCATTGCTTGTCTGAAGAATCCTGCAGAAACCAGCATGCAAAAGCTAACaaggtaaaaacaaaattgagagtGAAAAGATGAAAGTTTGTTTATTGATATCcatgtttctttcttttctttgtcaGGATGTTGTGCCGGTTGACTCCTCCCCTTTGTCTGAATTTCTTGGGTATGATCCATCTTGATGATCATGTGACTGGACAAGAAGATCTGGTTGAGACATCTTATACTCTGGTGAGTTTACACCAAGCTGCCGGTCAATAATCTGGGATTATCCCATACTTGTGGATATGtctccaggtgggtgtttcataaagctgttcgtaaagttacgaaagactttacgcacaactggaacatgttcttaggtcataactcaattacatagaGATATCACAaagcataagaaaggatcaccagtcgtgcgttaagtcattcgtatcttacgaacagctttatgaaacaccacccaggggcccgtttcataaagagttacaactgttgtaactgtGGCaatatggcaactaccatggcaaccttggttctgattggctgctgagccctgtcctttatgaaacgggccccagactGTAGATCATGAGGTTCAGGGTTTGGTTCTAGCCTTGGCActatgtcctttggcaaggcattgaTCTGCATTTGCCACACTggacccaggtgggtgtttcataaagctgtttgtaggtTATGAATGACtgtacgcacgactggtgaccctgaCTTGCGTCatccctatgtagctgactGAGCACCTGAGAACATGTACCAGTCATtcgtaaagtcatttgtaattCTCCAAAGGTCTTCGTGGAACACTACCCAGGTGAGATATACCTAGAAATGATAAAAAGGGCTTGATCGGCAACTTTGTTAAATTTGGGGTCGTCAAAGTATGCTGTGCTCAAAACATTTGTATTGAGCGTTATATATTAAAAAGTTGCATACTATTATTAAAATAAGTTGACCTTCCAATAGTCGATTATCTGCCCACAAGTTGAAGCATTTTTTAGAACAAATTGTATGCAAAGCATGTGTTATTTacctttttaaagtcaaatttcTCCTACCTTGAACAGATTTCTGTAGCACAAAAGATTATCTATAGCCTAAGACATTGGGacttgtattcttttttttgcttcgacatcttcattataattgtaCATGTTTGTTTCTTAGTCTCTTGGTCTgtgtatgtatttctttgtgtttTGCATGTTGTACTATAATGGATCATGAATCAAGACAACGTTCGATCCCTCATATTCATCTTGTTCATATCTCATAGATCATGGGGCGTCACATCGACGTGCTCCCCTTCATGGCATCTggcttctacatctactacccAATCCTGGTTGCTTTACTCTGCCTAGCTACTTACTTTGACCTTGGCAGCCGGTGTCTGTCGTGCCTTGGCTTTCAGCAGTTTGTGGGTGATGATGACATGACCAAAGATCTTGTAGATGAGGGGAGGGAGCTCATGAAAAGAGGTGAGTTtaggatacatgtatgtatctccGTTGATTACCATAAAATAGCTGCCATCTGGTACTGATTTTCAGTGGTTATTgctgaaaaatgaaaagaatactgTTGGTTTCATGCAAACTACTGTTTCctaaagtttcagttttatgtgttgtcctatggtatATTTTTGAAGTAATGGTATCTTCACCCAAATACTGATCTAGGCttgtaaaatactgaaaagttATTCTGCCATACTTTGGccaaaggaagcaagttacaaaagtataatttgttgtaaatgagcaatgtgtgttcaTCATGTACATAGGCGACAATGCAaataacagcatattttcttcaatatctttccatagaacgatcatttctttcccaaattttgcctgaacgtgcaacatacagagggtgtttcagaaacaacaatgactcaaatttgactgatgtgtcacgtgcttccttttgccaaagttgggcagtaTTGTttaggttggcagctctgccgTCATTACAAAGAGTAGTGGTGATATGGTGTAATGCTGCTGACGATTATTCGTGGCATCAAGGATATTGATGAGGGAagggaattcatgaaaagagtTGTTTATGGTATTGCTGTTAATTATCGCAAGTACAAAGAGCAATCATGGTTGGTGTTATGCTGGTTATGCAcgtaattgattgcaaatttaaagggaagttcaccctgacaaaaaagtttcttgtaaaatagcaaaaaaaaaaaaaccacagtATTGGTGAacgtttgagaaaaatccatcaaagaataaaaaagttattagaatttaaattttttgatttgtgacgtacatgtacatgcgagcagctttcccacATATTGTATggcaaaaaatcaattaaatgtcattttctttttttttttactgaaaatggtttttactgtaccttcactATAACAATAGAcgaatcatttcacacccatttctaaaaagaaaacaaaaataagtcatcacgaaccatttaaaaaaattgaaattcatgccttttatattacacaacacatggggcagctgctcatttatgacgtcacaaatccaaaaattaatattctaataactttctttgaATGCGAAAAGGGTCTGTTCTAGACCATACTGTAGTGCATAGTGAGATTATTTGACCAGGGAAAACAATCATAAAAGGGTTGTGGTGTAGGGTGTATGGACATGTGAACAACTGCGGACGAATACCCAGCGAAGCTCTATGAACAATGTTGAcatatgataatattttctgGCCGTTGAAATGGTACGAGCTGCCTGATTCTGAATCTCATTGTCCATAACATGCacagagaaaagaaagaaggagcgAGCTGCCCACAGTGAGGAGAGGAAGAAAAccttttcaaaattcaatttaCAAGACAACGCCGAAGCTAACCGCAATAGTCGCCGCTTCAACAACCGAGGGGGGTCAGGGACGGACAGTGACACGGGACACGGCAATTACAGCTCGTCATCAACAAAAGGTTGGTATCTTTGTGGTTCTTATCTGACTTCGGATTGTATTGAGTAGTGAATTAGGAGTTTTGATGAAGCATGATAGATTGAGTacagatatatacatgtatgtacacagcCTAGGGTCCAGGTCAATTTGGCACTATGGACAACTTAGCCCCGCCGAAAATTAGGTGCCGAGTTGCCAGTAGGGTATGAATCGATCATACATCAATCAAAGGTCAGGGCCCCGTCTCActaaggttagcgattaattgctgAATGGAATGGCCTATTAAAACCAGTGTTGCAAATGTATTTTGCTTAGTATACTTGattaggaaccaatcagaattgttatttcaaattagagattaatcgctaaccttgaTCACAAAATAGTTGACAAATGTTTTAAACTGTATTGCACTAATATATACTTCATAATCACTTTTATATGAGTCTAAGTACTAGAAAATACATGTGTCATGCAATTACCAAATTTTTAGCAATGCATGAATGTTTGATTTCAAGCAAATTACTTGACATTGTTTCATTGACCGCAGCAAGAAACAGCTAAATTCAATCGTGAACATGGTTCCCGCCACATCTTATaaatttttgaattattttattttcttacacTTTTCCTTGGGGGAAAAGACCAAGTATGGTAAGATTGAAACTAAAATACTGTATGACCAATCAATAGAAGTTGTAGTAAAAAACATtgcaattacatgtaatttgcATTCAATACAAAAATTTGTCAACAAAATAGTAACCCAATCCATGATCGATTCATACCCCTTTGTACAACTTTGCACCTATTTTTATGACGGGGCTGAGTTGTCTAAAGTGCGTAGCTCGTTGGCACCCATTGTTCCCTGCAGCCCATACCTTTGCTCATTCTCTTCTATAGAATATAGGCCTGTCTTGGAAAGAcaggggcccgtattctgaagtcgggtttaacttagaccatggtctaactctgtgctaaaattatggaaagccaaatgtttccaaattttgtttacagtgaatgcttttCATGTTTTCTGTGATCTTTACAAATTCTTTAATTTTGAAGACAGCTGTCATACTTATTcttcccaggcagttaataatgttttgggagtcaaatgagctgatacattgaacctttACTGTTAGAcatttatgtaacaactggctttccatagttaaaccacaacttaaaaccagagtttaaatgaAACCTGACTTAAAATACAGGCCAGGGACTTTAATTTTCCAAATAGTAGCTAAAGAAAAGATAATATAGGAAGGGCTTAAGCCAATAGATGGTTTATGATACCACCCAATGAATGCAGTAACGTTTAAGGAACAGCATGGAATGATAGAAACTCCAAGAATTTTTCATGTCTAAATCACAGTTCTCTAACTTGGAAGGTGAAGCCACTCTGTCATGTTCAAGGGAAGAAACAGTATCATGTATTGTTTTCATGTTCTCTTCAACAATAAGTAtttttgaaatacatttttaaggTTTTGTCACCCAAACATTGATATGGTGGTATGTCCATTAAAGCATCTCCAACGAAAAGCAAAAGTTATTAGGAAGTATTCAGATTTGGACCTAGCCTTACAAAGACTTAATTCAAATCGAATGTAAGTGGGATTGATTTAAATTCATATCTCGTAATTACCAACTTTGAGAAAATTCTCAGTTTGAGATCGATTTGAATCTATCGCATCTCTTCGTAAGAAGGGGCCcacctttttgtctcgcctgaacgaAGTTGGCCTTTTGGCCTCTTAGTCTGTTACaagtttgtttttcttcaaattgctctaatttctttatttctgcatcaattatgttttcACTTCGTACAAAATAATCATTGGGTAATACCTCATGTGTGTTCATGAGGATCATTAGGTCagaggtcatctaggggtcaaaggATCGTATTGCATATTTCATGTGGGCGCGCCATGGTCTAGtgattctgactctcgcctttcaaagagagggtcgtgggttcgaatgcTAGCCAttgcgtattttccttcagcaagaaatttatccacaatatgctgcactcgacccaggcgaggtgaatgggtacccggcaggattatttccttgaatgcactgagcgccggtgatggtagctcgagcttaaagccggggtaataatagcagcgctttgtatcctcaggcaaaaagcgctttataaatccagtaTTTGGTTTTGATACAATATGAAAGAGCCTTGTggagaagacaaaaataaactctttgatttattttgtctCTCCCCCCCCTCTTTCACACACTGCTAAATTCACAAGACACAAAAACACAGCTGAAAACTGAAGTgagcatttttttcattgtgaatGAGCCTTGTATTGAAGTTAGTTATGAACTCTTATTAACCCATGCTTTCTGCCCCCTTTCACACACAGTTTAATTAACAAGACACAACCACAGAACTGTAGTTTTGATACAATGTGAATGAGCCATGTGTTGGATTTGAAATGAATTCCTATTAACCCATGTCTTCTGCCCTCTTTCACACACAGTGAAATTCACAAGACAAAACAACAGAGCTGTAGACAAAACAATATCACAATACATAGCATTTGGCATTGATACATTTACATTGTGAATGAGCCTTGTGCTGGAGTTTGAAATGAACTCCTATTATAAACCCATGTCTTCTGCTTTCTTTCACACACAGCAAAATTTCACAAGACAACAGGGTTGTAGACGGAACTATATCACAATACAGTACTCAGCATTTGGCATTGATTCATTTACTTTGTGAATGAGCCTTGTGTAAAAGTTAGAAATGAACTCTTATTATTTATCCGTGCCTTctgcccccgggggggggggggtacttgacCAAAAAAGTattaggtatgtgccgcgggtgagacaaaaaacgggggccttggagcgggcttattgtaaaaaggagggtcctcggaacgggctttggaactacaaatgtttgtgaaaacgggggttattggaacgggtcgcctgcgtgtgagtgcgtattcatccctaaggaacgggcatacgtgcatgcagctagcccggtgGCACGGGTGGCAGGTGcactagcgcagaggcgatggtcggacagcgctctgcggccaaAATTGCGGcccattgtagcagatcaatacggccggaacggcgtgacggaaaatatgcgaagatTTAGAGCggatttccttcttcttttttctcaataagaagaaaatgctatgctttggagcggctttctttgttctttttctcaataagacaaaaatgctatgccttggaacggaaatttgagtgtgaaaatgggggtcccctccgcggcacatacccactatgcattaaatactgagtgccccccctaTCAACCTCCGTGCCTTCTACCCTCTTTCACGGCTAAATTCACAAGACACAACAACAGAGCTGGAGACAAAACAATATCACAATACAGAGCATTTGGAATGGAAACATTTACATTGTTAATGAGCCTTCTGTTGGAGTTTGAAATGAAATCCTTCATGCCTTCTGCCCTCTTTCACACACAGCAATATTCACAAAACACAACAGGGCTGTATACAAAACAATATCACAATACAGagcattttgttttaatacatTGTGAATGAGCCTAGTGTAAAAGTTGGAAACAAATGCTTATTAATTCGTGCCTTGTGCCCTCTTTTACACACAGCAAAATTTTCTAGACACAAAAACACAGCTGAAAACTGAAATGagcatttgttttaattttttatacattgTGAATGAGCCTTGTGTTGATGTCAGGAATGAACTCGTATTAACCTGTGCCTTCTGCCCTCTTTCACACACAGCTAAATTCACAAGACACAAAAACCGAGCTGAAGACAAAGTTGAGATCATGAGAGATGAAGAGCCAGTGGATTATAATGAGGAAAATGCCTCCCAGTTTGTGGATCAGCTCGATGAGTATTCCAGAGGAGGTAAGGCAAGCAATGGCAGAGTAGGACCCCCTAGGCGTGGACCAAACTTCAGCTCTAATACAAAACCTAAGAATATATTTGATGATGTTTGAAATATTGTCCCGGTGTAATCAAGCCCATTGTTAATACAAGTACGCTGTTTTACCAGATTGAGTAGCCATTCTATGGATAAATTTTTCCAATATTGAAATCGAAGTGAAGCAAAGCTGTAATATCCTTATGCTAATTTATGGTATACAGTAGGCACATGTATCATTGCCAGAaaaataatgctatttttcctCAAgcctgtaaaaaaataataagagtaTTATGTTACCCTTAGGTAATGCCATTAGATATTCACTTGTTCAGACAATGATAGAACGAGCAAACTTTTGTTTTTATGCTTTGTGAGTTTATATAAATAGATTGTTATTAGCCTAAACAGGGTAAACTTTGTTATTGACTTAAGGAtaagacttgaaagaaaaataatgtatattttgttttggttcTTATAAATTAGCGGGGTAGCTATTACCCagtctggggcccgttgcagaaagagttgcaatcaatcgcaactctaaaaatcaggcgcaacttgattttcaaccaatcaaaagcgcgtatttgggacttgcgattgattttttggcttgcggTTTaataaacgcaactctttctgcaacgggcccctgctgTGCGAACCCTTCCCTTGAGTAAAGGGGTCTGAATGCAAAGCCTACAGtgacttgtgtactgaaggccctctcactCAGGCAAGTTTTATAATGCTAGTctttgtgtgaagacccacttgttgataaaTGTTTCAATCAAGGTCTCTGCCTGCAGACTAGCTATCACCATGCCATGGTTACATTCATCTGTTCTATCCTGTATCATGTCAAAAgtattattgtacatgtacattaatatgATTGTTGCTCCTAAATAGGTCTGAATTGGATTTCATTGTGCCACTTGATTTgtatcacatattttttttaaagattatttaaaaACATCTCTATGAACTGCCAAATACTCTAATCTGAAAGAGACTAGcttttttaaaaaggttttGAAGAGTGGTAAGGGGATTATGACCCTTTCCTAATAACTAGGGCCTTGTTTCACAGAACTTGTTATAATTAAAGTCAACCATGACAGTTTCTATGGTTGACTTACATATCGCTTTGCATACATTTTTAGTAATCTAATTTTCAAATGTCCACAAGTTTCTATTCCTTGTCttatttctttcaaactgtCACCATCCTACTTTGATATTGTTTTACTTTCACACAAATCAGTTTCTAACCGATGATGGTTTTCCCTTTTAAACATGGTTGAGGTAATACCACAAACATATTGTAGATTCAAAGAAATCTGTAGTACCGTACATGATAGGTACAGATTCTAGCTACTTGTCAGATGACAATCTTGGCTTTTTTGCAGTTACCTGCAAACTGTCAAGTTATGAATGTAAAAAGAGACTATTCTAACTATGCTTGCTTGTCATGgtgatttgttttctttgaataataaaatcttGTTCATATATGACGTGAGGAattccccccctcccccggtcaATACAAATGGGAAAATTCCCTTTTCAGTTGAGAGTAATACTTCTTAATTTCATTCCTTGAAAAACAAAGTTTTGTTAAAAAAAGGCTAATCCTGCTTCTTTTGTtagttctacatgtatgtacagtaacATGCATCCCTATTAAGTGAACGTGTAATTCAACTGGAAAAACACCTTTTTCAGTTGAAAGTAATACTTCTTAATTTCATTCcttgaaaaacaaatttttgttaaaaaaaggcTACTCCTGCTTCTTTTGTtagttctacatgtatgtaacatgCATCCCTATTAAGTGAACATGTAATTCAACTGGAAAAACACCTTTTTCAGTTGAAAGTAATACttcttaatttcatttcttgaaaacaaaattttttgTTAAGAAAATGCTCATGCTGCTTTTTTGTTAGTTCTTCATGTAACTTGCATCCCTGTTTTAGTGAACATGCAattcagttgaaaaaaaaaccctttttaGTCGAAAGTAATACTTCTTAATTTTATTCCTTGAAAAACAAATGTTCAGAAAAATGCTCATCCTGCTTCTTTGTTAGTTCTACATAACATGCATCCCTATTTAGTGAACATGTAATTCAATTGGAAAatccccttaaaaaaaatgtatagtcgAAAGTAATACTTCTTAATTTCATTCCTTTAAAAGCAAACTTTTGTTAAGAAAATGCTCGTCCAGCTTTTTTGTTAgttctacatacatgtaacttgcaCCCCTGTTTAGTGAACATGCCATTCATTTGGaaaaacctctttttttttattgaaagtaTAAATACTTCTTAATTTCATTCCTTGAAAAACAAACTTTTGTTAAGAAAGCTGCCCATCCTGCTTTTTTGTtagttctacatgtacatgtaacttgcaCCCCTGTTTAGTGAACAtgccattcattttgaaaaaccttttttttattgaaagtaTAAATACTTCTtaatttcattctttgaaaaaCAAACTTTTGTTAAGGAAACTGCCCATCCTGCTTTTTTGTtagttctacatgtacatgtaacttgcaCCCCTGTTTAGTGAACATGCCATTCATTTGGaaaaacctcttttttttaattgaaagtaTTAATACTTCTTAATTTCATTCCTTGAAAACAAACTTTTGTTAAGAAAACTGCCCATCCTGCTTCTTGTTTAGTTCTACATGTAACTAGCATCCCTGTTAAGTGAACATGTAATTCAATTgtaaacacccccccccctttcagcCGAAAGTAATACTTCTTGATTTCATTCCTTGAATAAGAATATGCTCATcctgctttttttatttttttattttttttttagttcaacATGTAACTTACATTCTTGTTCAGTGAACATTCAtgtaattaaagggatggtccgggctgaaaatatttatatcttaatacatagagtagaattcactgagcaaaatgccgaaaatttcatcaaaattggataacaaataataaagttattgaagtttaaagttgagcaatattttgtgaaaacagtcatcatgaatattcattaggagggctgatgatgtcacatctccactgtctgttttcttatgttattacataaaatcatatttttttcattatttcatacttgtgtgaataatatgtctcccttataatgaaataagttgcagcaataaatatctaatgcactaaatcagttgtcaatcaaaattttctagttcttggaggaaaaaatttgaataaacctaatttcatataataaaatacaaaagaacaagtggagatgtgacatcatcagcccaccaaatgaatattcatgacgactgttttcacaaaatattgctaaacttaaaaattcaattactttgttatttgttatccgattttgatgaaatttttggca contains:
- the LOC129270878 gene encoding G-protein coupled receptor-associated protein LMBRD2-like translates to MSVGPLVTEILCVFVLAAYLLHKYGDWRKQHPAVTLATFISWYFSLIIVFMLPLDVTTTFYLQCMKDAESPLATPASPPLERIPTTVLHAKLTQVGHTDGLPSTTHLTLNESVINGTVGEGALRDRRSLAEEQCKKPWSYVPEDILPIIWKIVYWTTFVLTWLIMPFMKSYTQAGDFTVAGKLKTIMVQNAIWYGSYLLIFGVLLICVAAKPELQLSGQQLQIIGITASNTWGLFLLILLLGYGLVEVPREYWRESKRGYKLQHTYFLLAKLSTEKSEADEDLEDVLEDIRRASDAVRYNHPLRKCVNTVVSKCPDDFQESLTKHLDDFQEYGDQRIQPPSEKELVRLHSKVIFAMQAKHRADTQWKVLVRKAFFLEDLQRNEKGNTTQFQHTFDPEFNSLEQFVCTPTIEWYWRVWFLPTALKVISVVLALFSLMVIWSEMTFFSISPVLSLFAIFVDKANENYNFLCIEVLCILIIAYLCVCSYYTVFKVRVFNFYHLASHHQTDESSLLFCGMMLCRLTPPLCLNFLGMIHLDDHVTGQEDLVETSYTLIMGRHIDVLPFMASGFYIYYPILVALLCLATYFDLGSRCLSCLGFQQFVGDDDMTKDLVDEGRELMKREKRKKERAAHSEERKKTFSKFNLQDNAEANRNSRRFNNRGGSGTDSDTGHGNYSSSSTKAKFTRHKNRAEDKVEIMRDEEPVDYNEENASQFVDQLDEYSRGGKASNGRVGPPRRGPNFSSNTKPKNIFDDV